A genomic region of Salinibacter pepae contains the following coding sequences:
- a CDS encoding YebC/PmpR family DNA-binding transcriptional regulator: protein MAGHTRKWAKVKRKKQKDDRRKSKVWARLSQEIEKAAREGGGDPDANVALSQALERAREEDMAKDTIERAIKRGTGELEEEGREKVTYEGYAPHGVAVFVEGETENINRTVKDLRNLFSDHGGNLGKDGSVAYLFEQKGRFEIAADATDEMTLFEVAVEAGAEEVDETDGAYVVTTDRDAFADVGEALDEAGLPVEANALVRAPATTVALAPNERDAVRGLIEKINGLRDVTSVYTTLEIDGTPLALGVDVALPAGH, encoded by the coding sequence ATGGCCGGACACACGCGCAAGTGGGCAAAGGTAAAACGCAAGAAGCAAAAGGACGACCGGCGCAAGTCGAAGGTCTGGGCCCGGCTGTCGCAGGAGATTGAGAAGGCCGCCCGGGAGGGCGGCGGCGACCCGGACGCCAATGTGGCCCTCTCGCAGGCCCTAGAGCGGGCCCGGGAGGAGGACATGGCGAAGGACACGATTGAGCGGGCCATCAAGCGGGGCACGGGGGAGCTGGAGGAGGAGGGCCGCGAGAAGGTGACCTACGAAGGCTACGCCCCCCACGGGGTGGCCGTCTTCGTGGAGGGGGAGACGGAGAACATCAATCGTACCGTAAAAGACCTCCGCAACCTGTTCTCCGACCACGGCGGCAACCTGGGCAAGGACGGGTCCGTCGCGTACCTGTTCGAGCAAAAGGGGCGCTTCGAGATTGCCGCCGACGCCACGGACGAGATGACGCTCTTCGAGGTCGCCGTGGAGGCCGGCGCGGAGGAGGTCGACGAGACCGACGGGGCGTACGTCGTCACCACCGACCGGGATGCCTTTGCCGACGTGGGCGAGGCCCTCGACGAGGCCGGCCTTCCCGTGGAGGCGAACGCCCTCGTGCGCGCGCCGGCGACGACCGTTGCGCTGGCCCCCAACGAGCGCGACGCGGTGCGGGGCCTGATCGAGAAGATCAACGGCCTCCGGGACGTGACGTCCGTCTACACCACCCTGGAGATCGACGGCACCCCGCTGGCGCTCGGCGTGGACGTGGCCCTCCCCGCTGGACATTGA
- the ruvC gene encoding crossover junction endodeoxyribonuclease RuvC produces the protein MIILGVDPGSRATGYGLVAPSGGDERLVAADTIRLADTDDHPTRLKQIYDALVDVIDAHGPDEFAVEMPVYGQNPQSMLKLGRAQAAAMMAALNRDLPVAQYTPKEVKKSVTGNGNASKKQVGFMIESILSAGEQTFAHDTADALAIALCHGNRDAHDDGASYTGWASFVDANPDRVSE, from the coding sequence ATGATTATTCTCGGCGTCGACCCCGGCTCCCGCGCCACCGGCTACGGCCTCGTCGCCCCCTCCGGCGGCGACGAGCGCCTCGTGGCCGCCGACACCATTCGCCTCGCGGACACCGACGACCATCCCACCCGCCTGAAGCAGATCTACGACGCGCTCGTCGACGTCATCGACGCGCACGGCCCCGACGAATTTGCGGTCGAGATGCCGGTGTACGGCCAAAATCCCCAGTCCATGCTGAAGCTGGGGCGGGCCCAGGCCGCCGCGATGATGGCGGCCCTCAACCGCGACCTGCCCGTGGCCCAGTACACCCCGAAGGAGGTCAAAAAGTCCGTGACGGGCAACGGCAACGCCTCCAAGAAGCAGGTCGGGTTTATGATCGAGTCGATCCTGTCCGCCGGGGAGCAGACCTTCGCGCACGACACCGCCGATGCCCTCGCCATTGCGTTGTGCCACGGCAACCGCGACGCGCACGACGACGGGGCCTCCTACACCGGATGGGCCAGCTTCGTCGACGCCAATCCCGACCGTGTGTCGGAGTAG
- a CDS encoding ABC transporter ATP-binding protein, with amino-acid sequence MAHLEVSRVTKRYGNTVAVDDVSFSAEPGRILGLLGPNGAGKTSTIRMITYIAVPDAGAVRYDGRTVGPWSQQRMGYLPEESGLYKRLGVKEQLVYLGTLKGLSRATAADRADYWLDRFDATDWADMTTEELSKGMQQKIQFIATLLHDPSLLIFDEPFSGLDPINADLLRDIILELRRDDRTILFASHRMEQVEQLCDDICLMAEGDVVLQGPLRDVKAQFGQNTLVLEFDGDGAFIDELVAAGQVRINTRSAHRAELTLADGTDARQVLNRALDRTDELYRYERVAPPLNEIFVEVVGEAEAQRMREEAAAGAA; translated from the coding sequence ATGGCACACCTTGAGGTGTCCCGCGTGACGAAGCGCTACGGCAACACCGTGGCGGTCGACGATGTGTCGTTCTCGGCCGAGCCCGGCCGCATCCTCGGCCTTCTGGGGCCCAACGGGGCCGGCAAAACCTCGACGATCCGAATGATCACCTACATTGCCGTGCCCGACGCCGGCGCGGTTCGCTACGACGGGCGCACCGTTGGGCCCTGGAGCCAACAGCGGATGGGCTACCTGCCGGAGGAGTCGGGCCTCTACAAGCGCCTCGGGGTGAAGGAGCAGCTCGTCTATCTCGGCACGCTCAAGGGCCTCTCGCGGGCCACGGCCGCCGACCGGGCCGACTACTGGCTCGACCGCTTCGACGCCACCGACTGGGCCGACATGACGACCGAGGAACTATCGAAGGGCATGCAGCAGAAGATCCAGTTCATCGCGACGCTGCTGCACGACCCGTCCCTCCTCATTTTCGACGAGCCCTTCAGCGGCCTCGACCCCATCAACGCCGACCTCCTGCGCGACATCATCCTGGAGCTGCGCCGCGACGATCGCACGATCCTGTTTGCCTCCCACCGCATGGAGCAGGTGGAGCAGCTCTGCGACGACATCTGCCTGATGGCCGAGGGGGACGTGGTCCTCCAGGGCCCGCTCCGCGACGTGAAGGCGCAGTTTGGACAGAATACGCTCGTTCTCGAGTTCGACGGCGACGGCGCCTTCATCGACGAGCTCGTGGCCGCCGGGCAGGTGCGCATCAACACCCGCAGTGCCCACCGCGCCGAACTGACCCTGGCCGACGGCACCGACGCCCGGCAGGTGCTCAACCGCGCGCTCGATCGCACCGACGAGCTCTACCGCTACGAGCGCGTGGCCCCGCCCCTGAACGAGATCTTCGTCGAGGTGGTGGGGGAGGCCGAGGCCCAGCGCATGCGCGAAGAGGCCGCCGCGGGCGCTGCCTGA
- a CDS encoding ABC transporter permease, which translates to MSFHKIWLILRSEFWRRVRSKAFVLATLLVPFGAVLLFAAPALFGYLADQTDEQTVAVMDETGRLADSLTATGGEGLTFRPVEAPTDSVRRAVRDGRYDGYLRLPASLLDGTGEATYYSVEGGGLTLRSDLDARVNRVVRRHRLATAGASTDVLSIVDSDVGLATRKLSEEEGTTDDSTLAYTALGYVMAFAIYFAVFFYGQYVMQGVIEEKSSRVVEVIVSSVRPFELLMGKVLGIGAMGLTQMVTWAALATGGVAAIGPVLALFFAPSDLGASPGASPDAMREAAGISIPTIPLDLVVWFILFFVGGFLLYASLFAAVGSAVEQQQDAQNLLLPVLTPLILPILFLIFVIESPNATVSIVTSIIPFFSPILMVLRLAITSVPLWEVATAFVLLVGTFVGMIWVAGRIYRVGILSYGKTPGLREIARWATYR; encoded by the coding sequence ATGTCGTTCCACAAGATTTGGCTCATTCTGCGTAGTGAGTTCTGGCGCCGCGTTCGGTCGAAGGCGTTCGTGCTCGCGACGCTCCTGGTGCCGTTCGGGGCCGTCCTTCTGTTCGCGGCACCCGCCCTGTTCGGGTACCTCGCCGACCAGACCGACGAGCAGACCGTCGCCGTCATGGACGAGACCGGCCGGCTTGCCGACTCGCTCACGGCCACGGGCGGGGAGGGCCTTACCTTCCGCCCCGTCGAGGCCCCGACGGACTCGGTGCGGCGGGCCGTGCGGGACGGTCGGTACGACGGGTACCTGCGGCTGCCCGCGTCGCTGCTGGACGGCACGGGAGAGGCCACCTACTACTCGGTGGAGGGCGGGGGGCTTACCCTCCGGTCGGACCTCGACGCGCGGGTCAACCGGGTGGTGCGGCGGCACCGCCTCGCGACGGCCGGCGCCTCCACGGACGTGCTGTCCATCGTGGACTCGGACGTGGGGCTCGCCACGCGCAAGTTGAGCGAGGAGGAAGGCACCACGGACGACTCCACCCTCGCCTACACTGCCCTCGGCTACGTGATGGCGTTCGCCATCTATTTTGCCGTCTTCTTCTACGGCCAGTACGTGATGCAGGGGGTCATCGAAGAAAAGAGCAGCCGGGTCGTCGAGGTCATCGTCTCGTCGGTCCGTCCGTTCGAGCTGCTGATGGGCAAGGTGCTCGGCATCGGGGCGATGGGACTGACCCAGATGGTAACGTGGGCCGCGCTCGCTACGGGCGGCGTGGCGGCCATCGGGCCCGTGTTGGCCCTCTTCTTCGCCCCGTCCGACCTGGGCGCCTCCCCGGGGGCCTCCCCGGACGCGATGCGGGAGGCGGCCGGCATCTCCATCCCCACCATTCCCCTCGATCTCGTCGTCTGGTTTATCCTGTTCTTCGTGGGCGGCTTCCTCCTGTACGCCTCCCTCTTCGCCGCCGTGGGCTCGGCCGTCGAGCAGCAACAGGACGCGCAGAACCTGCTGCTGCCCGTCCTGACGCCGCTCATCCTGCCCATTCTCTTCCTCATTTTCGTGATCGAGAGCCCGAACGCGACGGTGTCGATCGTCACGTCCATCATCCCGTTTTTCTCCCCCATCCTCATGGTGCTGCGCCTTGCCATCACTTCCGTTCCGCTGTGGGAGGTCGCCACGGCGTTCGTCCTGCTGGTGGGCACCTTCGTCGGGATGATCTGGGTCGCCGGGCGCATCTACCGGGTCGGCATTCTCTCGTACGGCAAGACCCCCGGCCTGCGCGAGATCGCGCGGTGGGCCACGTATCGGTAG
- the tig gene encoding trigger factor, with protein MSARSPEPFGTPGGPPSLSPSQRTLLSLMDTTLSKASPVEYELDLHATADELAPKLKAALNAQRKNMDVQGFRKGKVPLGLVKKMHGEAIGYRVAEQFVQEAFEEEVEETDAIEPLGQPTLVDLDYELDADLQATLRFGVRPEVELEDLSSVEITMLDPEITEEDVEDEIERLRKEEADLLPLEEEAAADTDYVNIDLQRIDPDTDTPIIGDKDEDLTFFLDDDRLKEELREALVGKKAGDTFRVELPQEHPAHEHAGHGHPHEHEGDGEDRLYEVTVNDVKRRDLPPLDEAFVRRVTEGEFDDLEAFRTDIRERLQEAWDERAREMAQGEVIDKMLELHPVPVPESVIEGYLDSFVKQVEDENDGELPEDFDEEHFRQRNRRDAEDQGRWMLIRDQIVEEQDLAVSNEEIQTFFAEQSGGEEQVTAQQIEQFYQTMPQMMEKVEQQILSDKVYDFLFDRLDVESKSREEFEEEMQQQQQQQAQRQRMAP; from the coding sequence ATGAGCGCCCGCTCTCCGGAGCCCTTCGGAACGCCGGGCGGCCCGCCCTCGCTCTCGCCCTCTCAGCGCACCCTTTTGTCGCTTATGGACACCACACTCTCGAAGGCCTCTCCGGTCGAGTACGAATTGGACCTCCACGCCACGGCCGACGAGCTGGCGCCGAAGCTCAAGGCGGCCCTGAACGCCCAGCGCAAGAACATGGACGTGCAGGGCTTCCGCAAGGGGAAGGTGCCCCTCGGCCTCGTTAAGAAGATGCACGGCGAGGCAATCGGCTACCGCGTGGCCGAGCAGTTCGTGCAGGAGGCCTTCGAAGAAGAAGTGGAGGAGACCGACGCGATCGAGCCGCTCGGCCAGCCGACGCTGGTGGACCTCGACTACGAGCTGGACGCCGACCTGCAGGCCACCCTTCGGTTCGGCGTCCGGCCCGAGGTGGAGCTGGAGGATCTCTCGTCGGTCGAGATTACAATGCTCGACCCCGAGATTACCGAGGAGGACGTGGAGGACGAAATTGAGCGTCTTCGGAAGGAGGAGGCCGACCTGCTGCCCCTCGAAGAGGAGGCCGCCGCGGACACCGACTACGTCAACATCGACCTCCAGCGCATCGACCCGGATACGGACACTCCCATCATTGGGGACAAGGACGAGGACCTCACCTTCTTCCTCGACGACGATCGCCTGAAGGAGGAGCTCCGAGAGGCCCTCGTGGGAAAGAAAGCGGGGGACACGTTCCGCGTGGAGCTGCCCCAAGAGCATCCGGCCCACGAGCATGCCGGGCACGGGCACCCACACGAGCATGAGGGAGACGGTGAGGACCGCCTCTACGAGGTGACGGTCAACGACGTGAAGCGCCGCGACCTGCCGCCGCTCGACGAGGCGTTTGTGCGCCGCGTCACCGAAGGGGAGTTCGACGACCTGGAGGCCTTCCGCACCGACATCCGCGAGCGCCTACAGGAGGCCTGGGACGAACGGGCCCGGGAGATGGCGCAGGGCGAGGTGATCGACAAGATGCTGGAGCTCCACCCCGTCCCCGTGCCCGAGTCGGTCATCGAGGGCTACCTCGACTCGTTCGTCAAGCAGGTGGAGGACGAAAACGACGGCGAACTGCCCGAGGACTTCGACGAGGAGCACTTCCGCCAGCGCAACCGCCGCGACGCCGAGGACCAGGGCCGCTGGATGCTCATCCGGGATCAGATTGTGGAGGAGCAGGACCTGGCGGTCTCCAATGAGGAAATCCAGACCTTCTTCGCCGAGCAGTCCGGAGGCGAGGAGCAGGTAACCGCTCAGCAGATCGAGCAGTTCTACCAGACCATGCCGCAGATGATGGAGAAGGTGGAGCAGCAGATTCTGAGCGACAAGGTGTACGACTTCCTGTTCGACCGCCTCGACGTGGAGTCCAAGAGCCGAGAGGAGTTTGAGGAGGAGATGCAACAACAGCAGCAACAGCAGGCGCAGCGGCAGCGCATGGCGCCGTAA
- a CDS encoding ATP-dependent Clp protease proteolytic subunit, whose translation MVDDFVKFSRGLTSLPGGIYDGDLGDQPMSGLVPMVVEQTTRGERAYDIFSRLLKERIVFIGTPINDQIANLTVAQLLYLASESSEKPINLYINSPGGVIYSGLGVYDTMQYIGAPVSTICVGLAASMGSVLLAAGEDDSRACLPNSRVMIHQPMGGAEGQASDIEIQAEEIMWLKERLYEILALHTGQDIDQIEADADRNYWMSAAEAEEYGLVDNVLNPDNLEGLRSIQPNGEVADNSEEDA comes from the coding sequence ATGGTTGATGACTTTGTCAAGTTCAGCAGAGGCCTGACCTCGCTCCCCGGCGGCATCTACGACGGGGACCTGGGCGACCAGCCCATGTCGGGGCTCGTGCCCATGGTCGTGGAGCAGACGACCCGGGGCGAGCGGGCCTACGACATCTTTAGTCGCCTGCTGAAGGAGCGCATTGTCTTCATCGGCACGCCGATCAACGACCAGATTGCCAACCTGACGGTTGCGCAGCTTCTCTATCTGGCGAGCGAGAGCTCCGAGAAGCCCATCAACCTTTACATCAACTCGCCGGGCGGTGTGATCTACAGCGGCCTCGGCGTCTACGACACGATGCAGTACATCGGCGCGCCGGTGTCGACCATTTGTGTGGGCCTGGCGGCGTCGATGGGCTCGGTGCTGCTCGCAGCCGGCGAGGACGACAGCCGCGCGTGCCTCCCCAACTCCCGCGTCATGATCCACCAGCCAATGGGCGGGGCCGAGGGCCAGGCCTCCGACATCGAGATTCAGGCGGAGGAGATCATGTGGCTCAAGGAGCGCCTCTACGAGATTCTGGCCCTCCATACCGGCCAGGACATCGACCAGATTGAGGCGGATGCCGACCGCAACTACTGGATGAGCGCGGCGGAGGCCGAGGAGTACGGCCTCGTGGACAACGTTCTGAACCCCGACAACCTGGAGGGCCTAAGGTCCATCCAGCCCAACGGGGAGGTCGCGGACAATTCGGAGGAGGACGCGTAG
- a CDS encoding peptidylprolyl isomerase, with the protein MRPPALSRLLPVVALPALLLLVGCGGESGTRSETADVPYQVGSPVSDSTVALVVSSEYGTDTLSAQRYQQQVRMSMKRQPPGQQSEDRMQETHRQLIRGFARQHALRGEARAQNLEVDPTQVNARLQKLKQRYETEEQFQKQLARNNMTVDSVRSLLADQFRQQQLQRQMAENYEEPSSDDVTAYSEKNRRIRAQHILIKAGENAPASEVDSARTAAAALVDSAEMEDVDFAELARRHSQGPSAQKGGDLGFFTRDRMVDKFAEAAYALSDSGDVAPEPVRTRFGFHVIRLTNAGEPMDTTKARKQMTKERRQQAVEDQINALLEAATVRTNPDVVSAGLRE; encoded by the coding sequence ATGCGTCCCCCAGCCCTTTCGCGCCTTCTCCCCGTCGTTGCGCTTCCCGCCCTCCTCTTGCTGGTCGGGTGCGGGGGGGAAAGCGGAACCCGTTCCGAGACCGCGGACGTGCCCTACCAGGTGGGGAGTCCCGTGTCCGACTCCACTGTGGCCCTTGTCGTGTCCTCCGAGTACGGCACCGACACCCTCTCGGCCCAGCGCTACCAGCAGCAGGTGCGGATGTCGATGAAGCGCCAGCCCCCCGGTCAGCAGTCTGAGGACCGGATGCAGGAGACGCACCGCCAGCTTATTCGCGGCTTTGCGCGTCAGCATGCGCTTCGGGGAGAAGCCAGGGCCCAGAACCTTGAAGTCGACCCCACGCAGGTGAACGCACGCCTCCAGAAGCTCAAGCAGCGGTACGAAACTGAGGAACAGTTCCAGAAGCAGTTGGCCCGCAACAACATGACGGTCGACTCGGTCCGCAGCCTGCTGGCCGATCAGTTCCGTCAACAGCAGTTGCAGCGACAGATGGCCGAGAACTACGAGGAGCCGTCCTCCGACGACGTCACGGCGTACAGCGAAAAAAATCGGCGCATCCGGGCCCAGCACATTCTGATTAAAGCAGGCGAGAACGCCCCGGCGTCGGAGGTCGACTCGGCCCGAACGGCCGCGGCGGCCCTCGTAGACAGTGCAGAGATGGAAGACGTCGACTTTGCTGAACTCGCCCGCCGCCACAGCCAGGGCCCATCCGCCCAGAAGGGCGGCGACCTTGGCTTCTTTACCCGGGACCGGATGGTCGATAAGTTTGCCGAGGCGGCCTACGCCCTCTCCGACTCCGGCGACGTCGCCCCCGAGCCGGTACGTACGCGGTTCGGCTTCCACGTCATCCGCCTGACCAACGCCGGGGAACCGATGGATACGACCAAGGCGCGGAAGCAAATGACAAAGGAGCGCCGGCAGCAGGCCGTCGAGGATCAGATCAACGCGCTGCTGGAGGCCGCGACCGTGCGGACCAACCCGGATGTCGTCAGTGCTGGGCTGCGCGAGTAG
- a CDS encoding GNAT family N-acetyltransferase encodes MASMNVTPVRRDADWEKARAIRTQVFVEEQECPPDEEWDGHDATSRHVLGWVDGKAVATARWRTVAYDEEIVAKLERFAVLGGHRGRGHGTQLVRTVLDDARRAGFDTFLVHAQAHLRDWYEGLGFESTGRAFEEVGIPHVEMVRREDP; translated from the coding sequence ATGGCCTCGATGAACGTGACCCCTGTACGGCGCGACGCGGACTGGGAGAAGGCCCGTGCCATTCGCACGCAGGTATTCGTGGAAGAACAGGAGTGCCCCCCCGACGAGGAGTGGGACGGGCACGACGCGACGAGCCGGCACGTGCTGGGGTGGGTGGACGGGAAGGCCGTCGCCACGGCGCGGTGGCGCACGGTGGCGTACGACGAGGAAATCGTCGCCAAGCTTGAGCGCTTCGCCGTTCTGGGCGGCCACCGCGGACGAGGGCACGGCACACAACTCGTGCGGACGGTCCTCGACGATGCCCGCCGCGCCGGCTTCGACACGTTCCTGGTCCACGCCCAGGCGCACCTTCGGGACTGGTACGAGGGCCTCGGGTTCGAGTCGACGGGCCGGGCCTTCGAGGAGGTCGGCATTCCCCACGTCGAGATGGTCCGACGTGAGGATCCGTGA
- a CDS encoding HD domain-containing protein, translating into MPSSTDAWGLWEDRFAAFLDAQAADADAAHDRAHVDRVVTTARQLAQDETAQMDVVVPAAWLHDCVVLPKDAPNRAEAARRAADAAHDFLADEEYPDQWIPDIEHAIAAHSYSGDTAPETVEAKVVQDADRLDALGAIGIARCFTVGGALDQSLYNPDDPFCDDRAPDDDRYTLDHFYAKLLRLPDTMQTEAGRTEAKRRAAYMRSYLNRLDDEISAA; encoded by the coding sequence ATGCCTTCCTCCACCGACGCCTGGGGCCTCTGGGAAGACCGGTTCGCCGCCTTCCTCGACGCCCAAGCCGCCGACGCCGACGCGGCCCACGACCGTGCCCACGTTGACCGCGTCGTGACGACGGCCCGCCAGCTGGCCCAGGACGAAACGGCCCAGATGGACGTCGTCGTGCCCGCCGCCTGGCTCCACGACTGCGTGGTCCTTCCGAAGGATGCCCCCAACCGTGCCGAGGCCGCGCGGCGCGCGGCGGACGCGGCCCACGACTTTCTCGCGGACGAGGAGTATCCCGATCAGTGGATTCCCGACATCGAGCACGCCATCGCCGCCCATAGCTACTCGGGCGACACCGCCCCCGAGACCGTCGAGGCGAAGGTGGTACAGGATGCCGACCGGCTCGATGCCCTCGGGGCCATCGGCATTGCCCGCTGCTTCACCGTGGGCGGGGCGCTGGACCAGTCGCTCTACAACCCCGACGACCCGTTCTGTGACGACCGCGCCCCCGACGACGACAGGTACACGCTCGACCACTTCTACGCCAAACTGCTGCGCCTCCCCGACACGATGCAAACCGAGGCGGGGCGCACCGAGGCCAAGCGGCGCGCAGCGTACATGCGGTCGTACCTGAACCGGCTCGACGACGAGATCAGTGCGGCCTAA
- a CDS encoding DUF2480 family protein gives MESIENRVAQGEIEVYNLADLWDDRSVTELDISTFLVDGLMLKEKEFRSEVDAHDWSQYADEHVALHCSTDAIVPTWGYMLIASELRDSAQSTTFGRANDLRREYYVAALDAEDWSAYEDKPVVIKGCGDDVVPEMAYVRATQKLQGVAKKLMYGEPCSSVPLWRRPQDDKPKPDAEAVGVTKPDLPTPNA, from the coding sequence ATGGAATCGATTGAGAACCGCGTTGCCCAGGGCGAAATCGAGGTCTACAACCTGGCCGACCTTTGGGACGATCGCTCCGTCACGGAGCTCGACATCAGCACGTTTCTCGTGGACGGCCTGATGTTGAAGGAGAAAGAGTTCCGGTCGGAGGTCGACGCGCACGACTGGTCCCAGTACGCGGACGAGCATGTCGCCCTGCACTGCTCGACGGACGCCATTGTGCCGACCTGGGGGTACATGCTGATTGCGTCGGAGCTTCGCGACAGTGCCCAGTCCACCACCTTCGGCCGGGCCAACGACCTTCGGCGCGAGTACTATGTGGCGGCACTCGACGCGGAAGACTGGTCGGCCTACGAGGACAAGCCCGTCGTCATCAAGGGCTGTGGGGACGACGTGGTGCCGGAAATGGCCTACGTCCGTGCCACCCAAAAGCTGCAGGGCGTGGCCAAAAAGCTGATGTACGGCGAGCCCTGCTCGTCCGTCCCCCTCTGGCGCCGGCCTCAGGACGACAAGCCGAAGCCCGACGCCGAGGCCGTGGGCGTGACAAAGCCGGACCTTCCGACCCCGAACGCGTAG
- a CDS encoding DUF2914 domain-containing protein, translating to MGSLGRLVQGLARRPHYRLVRRLYHRHETLAPLLLFFGGVTWDALTLQRVGALLDNVILGGYLLLLGGAIALTLLDRHGRPLPPSLRALSTWSVGAIQFLTGGLFSAYVIYYTRSASLTTASLFLLVLVGLLLVNEWVGSRHQSGHLLIGLYFLAVFCYLTFLLPVVLGTMGFWVFLTSGILSVGVATGLLLVLRLQGVFVRLRSFLGALCVIALLFGGLTTFYVQHWIPPVPLALEHIGVYHDADRAGDAFVLRQERASRAWFWTGNGDAPFHYAPTDTVHCFTALYAPTAFQADVTHRWQRYVPSRDAWVDTDRIAYQVVGGRRSGYRGVTYKRHVSPGRWRVTVETPDGRPIGRIRFDVVRADSTYDPDYATRYYR from the coding sequence ATGGGTTCGTTGGGCCGCCTGGTGCAGGGCCTCGCTCGGCGCCCTCACTATCGCCTCGTCCGGCGGCTGTATCACCGCCACGAGACGCTCGCTCCGCTTCTCCTCTTCTTTGGCGGCGTCACCTGGGACGCCCTCACCCTCCAGCGTGTCGGCGCCCTGCTCGACAACGTTATCCTCGGGGGGTACCTGTTGCTGCTCGGGGGCGCGATCGCACTCACTCTTCTCGACCGGCACGGCCGCCCGCTCCCCCCATCGCTTCGGGCGCTCAGTACGTGGTCCGTCGGTGCGATTCAGTTCCTAACCGGCGGACTGTTTAGCGCCTACGTGATCTACTATACGCGGAGCGCCTCCCTCACCACGGCGTCTCTGTTCCTGCTCGTGCTGGTGGGACTCCTCCTCGTCAACGAGTGGGTCGGGAGCCGCCACCAGAGCGGGCACCTGCTCATCGGGCTCTACTTCCTGGCCGTCTTCTGCTACCTCACATTCCTCCTGCCCGTCGTCCTGGGAACGATGGGCTTCTGGGTGTTTCTGACGAGCGGCATCCTGAGTGTCGGTGTGGCTACGGGACTGCTGCTTGTGCTTCGCCTGCAGGGGGTCTTCGTCCGCCTCCGGTCTTTTTTGGGCGCCCTGTGCGTGATCGCCCTTCTCTTCGGCGGGCTCACCACCTTCTACGTCCAGCACTGGATTCCGCCGGTGCCGCTCGCCCTCGAGCATATTGGGGTGTACCACGACGCCGACCGGGCGGGGGACGCCTTCGTGCTTCGTCAAGAACGTGCCTCCCGGGCCTGGTTCTGGACGGGGAATGGAGATGCCCCCTTCCACTACGCCCCCACAGACACGGTGCACTGCTTCACGGCCCTCTACGCCCCGACTGCCTTCCAGGCGGACGTCACCCATCGCTGGCAGCGCTACGTGCCCTCGCGCGACGCCTGGGTGGATACCGACCGCATTGCGTATCAGGTGGTGGGCGGGCGGCGCAGTGGCTACCGGGGCGTCACCTACAAGCGGCACGTCTCTCCGGGACGATGGCGCGTCACCGTCGAAACGCCCGACGGGCGTCCGATCGGCCGCATTCGCTTCGACGTCGTCCGGGCCGACTCGACGTACGACCCCGACTACGCGACCCGGTACTATCGATAG
- a CDS encoding SDR family NAD(P)-dependent oxidoreductase: MTLDLTDQTILVTGASRGIGRAAAEALADTGATVAVHYGRSEDAAAEVVAACGRGARAFQADLSALEATDALIERVVDAYGRLDALVLNAGVAVPTPLDDDTPSWGDAWAETMHVNLRAPELLCRHALDHFRSRSPSGGRIISVASRAAFRGDTPDYMTYAASKAGLVALTRSIAREFGADGVKAFTLAPGFTRTDMAQDFIDEYGEAHATSDLALNELTEPADVASVVVFLASGHADHATGTTVDVNAGSYVH, translated from the coding sequence GTGACCCTCGACCTCACCGACCAAACGATTCTCGTCACCGGCGCGAGCCGCGGCATCGGGCGGGCCGCCGCCGAGGCCCTCGCCGACACCGGGGCCACCGTGGCCGTGCACTACGGCCGGAGTGAAGACGCGGCGGCGGAGGTCGTAGCAGCCTGCGGCCGCGGCGCCCGCGCGTTCCAGGCCGACCTCTCGGCCCTGGAGGCGACGGACGCTCTGATCGAGCGCGTGGTCGACGCCTACGGACGGCTCGACGCCCTGGTGCTCAACGCCGGCGTGGCCGTGCCGACCCCCCTGGACGATGACACCCCGTCCTGGGGCGACGCGTGGGCCGAGACGATGCACGTCAACCTACGGGCCCCCGAGCTGCTGTGCCGGCATGCCCTGGATCACTTCCGATCCCGGTCGCCGTCCGGGGGGCGCATCATCAGCGTGGCCTCGCGGGCCGCGTTTCGGGGCGACACGCCCGACTACATGACGTACGCCGCCTCCAAGGCCGGGTTGGTTGCGCTCACGCGCTCCATCGCCCGCGAATTTGGGGCGGACGGGGTCAAGGCCTTCACGCTCGCCCCCGGCTTCACGCGCACCGACATGGCGCAGGACTTCATCGACGAGTACGGGGAGGCCCACGCGACGAGCGACCTTGCGCTCAACGAGCTCACCGAGCCCGCCGACGTGGCCTCGGTCGTCGTGTTTCTCGCCAGCGGCCACGCGGACCACGCCACCGGCACTACCGTCGACGTCAACGCCGGAAGTTACGTGCATTGA